Proteins co-encoded in one Scylla paramamosain isolate STU-SP2022 unplaced genomic scaffold, ASM3559412v1 Contig4, whole genome shotgun sequence genomic window:
- the LOC135096540 gene encoding uncharacterized protein LOC135096540 — MSPRTVPLTCTALSLTLARKRTARGPWSTSPRGPSTAGGAWLRALSKMELLMAVGGYFGSLNTVQAVRLSATQPILPQDVRAAITLVARRTELLQTCVSWRWAWPWFRRRLHIAAPFRVAREPLMEAYYNILEVPYDMSRGPLWRACLVPEGRGAAGEHRAVLMIAVHHCLNDGYTNAVLFREVISVLNGAMQGRRHLPPLRPLAPAIADQLLGPRELLAAAAFTVYKFFTPTLGRFNSKVYFKGAVPRPSARHARTARTRVLHAEMTEEATTQLRRRCREAGVTVHALLCAAAQVAILHTAGAFGRPPPNEALVRVFNCVNLRRYFREEDREALGCLISIEEEETRVMLQDAASGDALWELARRGYAALKVSLEEERRPLRTLAAFTPVSLLIPVNYLLTRLGLPNLNDNHVITTNMGDLRPLLHPGEGPVKPTHMMRCVSDAYTGHPYTLVVQTFAGRFSVTLEYYSTKTTPAVARTFFTTLIDLMLDLAITGAPAPGGGPHRAAALHHDKFCPETDDPDHDPDHDPDQDPDHHHHHHQEKAR, encoded by the exons ATGAGCCCCCGGACTGTCCCTTTGACCTGCACGGCTCTCTCTTTGACACTCGCCAGGAAGCGCACGGCAAGAGGGCCGTGGAGCACCTCTCCTCGGGGTCCGAGCACTGCGGGGGGGGCGTGGCTGCGCGCCCTCAGCAAGATGGAGTTGCTGATGGCAGTGGGCGGCTACTTCGGTTCCCTCAACACTGTGCAGGCCGTGCGGCTCAGCGCCACCCAGCCCATCCTGCCGCAGGACGTGCGCGCCGCCATCACGCTGGTGGCCAG ACGCACAGAGCTGCTGCAGACGTGTGTGTCGTGGCGGTGGGCGTGGCCGTGGTTCCGCCGCCGCTTGCACATTGCGGCGCCCTTCCGTGTGGCGCGGGAGCCGCTGATGGAGGCGTATTACAACATCCTGGAAGTGCCTTACGACATGTCCCGCGGACCGCTGTGGCGGGCATGCCTGGTGCCAGAGGGGCGTGGCGCGGCGGGCGAGCACCGCGCCGTGCTGATGATAGCCGTGCACCACTGCCTCAATGACGGCTACACCAACGCCGTGCTGTTCAGGGAAGTGATCAGCGTACTCAACGGGGCCATGCAGGGGCGCCGCCACCTGCCGCCCCTCAGGCCCCTGGCGCCCGCCATAGCGGACCAGCTGCTGGGGCCCCGCGAGCTGCTGGCCGCCGCCGCCTTCACCGTGTACAAGTTCTTCACGCCCACGCTGGGCAGGTTCAACAGCAAGGTGTACTTCAAGGGCGCCGTGCCGCGCCCCAGCGCCCGCCACGCCCGCACCGCCCGCACTCGCGTGCTGCACGCCGAGATGACGGAGGAGGCCACCACGCAGCTGCGGCGGCGGTGTCGCGAGGCAGGCGTGACCGTGCACGCCCTACTGTGCGCCGCCGCGCAGGTCGCCATCCTTCACACGGCCGGCGCCTTCGGCAGGCCGCCGCCCAACGAGGCGCTGGTGCGCGTGTTCAACTGCGTGAACCTGCGCCGCTACTTCCGCGAGGAGGACCGCGAGGCGCTGGGCTGCCTCATCtccatcgaggaggaggagacgcgcGTGATGCTGCAGGACGCCGCCTCGGGGGACGCGTTGTGGGAGCTAGCGCGGCGCGGCTACGCGGCACTCAAGGTcagcctggaggaggagcggcGCCCCCTGCGCACACTGGCGGCCTTCACGCCCGTGTCGCTGCTGATCCCCGTGAACTACTTGCTGACGCGCCTCGGCCTGCCCAACCTGAACGACAACcacgtcatcaccaccaacatggGGGACCTGCGCCCCCTGCTGCACCCCGGGGAGGGGCCCGTTAAGCCCACACACATGATGCGCTGCGTCAGTGACGCCTACACGGGGCACCCCTACACCCTGGTGGTGCAAACCTTCGCGGGGCGCTTCAGCGTCACCCTCGAGTACTACTCCACTAAGACCACGCCCGCCGTGGCCCGCACCTTCTTCACCACCCTCATCGACCTGATGCTGGACCTGGCGATCACCGGGGCGCCCGCGCCAGGCGGTGGCCCGCACCGCGCCGCCGCCCTGCATCACGACAAGTTCTGCCCCGAGACTGACGACCCCGACCACGACCCCGACCACGACCCCGACCAGGaccccgaccaccaccaccaccaccaccaggagaaGGCCCGCTGA